In Thamnophis elegans isolate rThaEle1 chromosome 13, rThaEle1.pri, whole genome shotgun sequence, one DNA window encodes the following:
- the BOLA3 gene encoding bolA-like protein 3 isoform X2, giving the protein MATAAWFPACRRKIAFLLRRGGRPFASQTEGEIRMTRVLQEKFPQAAAIKVVDISGGCGAMYEIHIESEDFKEKKTIQQHQMVNQLFTMPPSSRL; this is encoded by the exons ATGGCCACTGCTGCCTGGTTTCCCGCCTGCCGGAGGAAG ATCGCTTTTCTTCTGCGCCGCGGAGGGCGACCCTTCGCTTCCCAAACCGAGGGGGAAATCCGGATGACCCGAGTCCTTCAGGAGAAGTTCCCCCAGGCTGCTGCGATTAAAGTCGTCGATATCTCAG GTGGTTGTGGAGCAATGTACGAAATACATATAGAATCAGAAGAttttaaggaaaagaaaacaattcaGCAGCACCAGATGGTTAATCAG cTGTTTACAATGCCTCCTTCTTCTAGGCTCTAA
- the BOLA3 gene encoding bolA-like protein 3 isoform X1: MATAAWFPACRRKIAFLLRRGGRPFASQTEGEIRMTRVLQEKFPQAAAIKVVDISGGCGAMYEIHIESEDFKEKKTIQQHQMVNQALSEEIKTMHGLRIFTSVPKHRTD, translated from the exons ATGGCCACTGCTGCCTGGTTTCCCGCCTGCCGGAGGAAG ATCGCTTTTCTTCTGCGCCGCGGAGGGCGACCCTTCGCTTCCCAAACCGAGGGGGAAATCCGGATGACCCGAGTCCTTCAGGAGAAGTTCCCCCAGGCTGCTGCGATTAAAGTCGTCGATATCTCAG GTGGTTGTGGAGCAATGTACGAAATACATATAGAATCAGAAGAttttaaggaaaagaaaacaattcaGCAGCACCAGATGGTTAATCAG GCTCTAAGTGAAGAAATTAAAACAATGCATGGACTGCGGATATTCACTTCTGTTCCCAAACACAGAACTGACTGA